A single genomic interval of Nonomuraea rubra harbors:
- a CDS encoding ABC transporter permease, whose translation MIGRTVLRIVGPLVPSVVIVVAAWWLALEAFGISPLVGKRPPQVWEYLVSSQAHREAVFGALGITIRDAAIGFVAGMAAAIAVAVAFVLMRTVEQTFMPVAMLLRSVPLVVMTPLITLVFGRDLVGVAVIGGIVVFFPALVNIVFGLRSASPQATDLIMAYGGTRLTVLRKVAVPTAMPSVFASARISVPASIIGALIAEWLATGEGIGAEILRAIGGFRYDEVWADIVVVTGVSILAYAVVGVVESLVLARFSDQRPH comes from the coding sequence GTGATCGGCCGTACCGTGCTGCGGATCGTGGGGCCGCTGGTGCCCTCCGTCGTCATCGTCGTGGCCGCGTGGTGGCTGGCGCTGGAGGCGTTCGGGATCAGCCCGCTCGTCGGCAAGCGCCCGCCGCAGGTCTGGGAGTACCTGGTGTCGTCGCAGGCGCACCGCGAGGCCGTGTTCGGCGCGCTGGGCATCACGATCAGGGACGCGGCCATCGGCTTCGTCGCGGGCATGGCGGCCGCGATCGCCGTCGCCGTCGCGTTCGTGCTGATGCGGACCGTCGAGCAGACGTTCATGCCGGTCGCCATGCTGCTGCGCTCGGTGCCGCTCGTGGTGATGACCCCGCTGATCACGCTGGTCTTCGGCCGCGACCTCGTCGGCGTGGCCGTCATCGGCGGCATCGTGGTGTTCTTCCCCGCGCTGGTGAACATCGTCTTCGGCCTGCGCTCCGCCTCGCCGCAGGCCACCGACCTGATCATGGCGTACGGCGGCACCCGCCTCACCGTCCTGCGCAAGGTGGCGGTGCCGACGGCGATGCCCTCGGTGTTCGCCTCGGCCAGGATCTCCGTGCCCGCCTCCATCATCGGGGCGCTGATCGCCGAGTGGCTGGCCACCGGCGAGGGCATCGGCGCCGAGATCCTGCGGGCGATCGGCGGGTTCCGCTACGACGAGGTGTGGGCGGACATCGTGGTCGTCACGGGCGTGTCGATCCTGGCGTACGCGGTGGTCGGCGTCGTCGAGTCGCTCGTCCTGGCCCGCTTCTCGGACCAGCGGCCGCACTGA